In Mucilaginibacter sp. KACC 22063, the genomic stretch TGAATATCGTTTAAAAGGATTAATTCCTTTTTGTTAAGCAGGTCTGCATATAGCTCAGATTGCAACAGGTGCTGGTATTGCCACGGATGTACAGGGAAATAAACGTAATCATTCAATGTACTAATTGGCAAAACCTGTGAAATATACTGTTGCCATAAATTGAAGTTGCCTCTGGCTATGATATGCCTGCGATGTACCGCCAGTATCTTAAGCCCTACCTTAGGCGCAAATTCAGGGTTATAAGCCAGGTTATCCTCATTTGTAAAGCCGATTTTGGTTTTACTACATACATGTATCGGGTGCCCGGTAAAAGGGATGGCTTCAGAATACAATAATGCATCCCGTCTTTTTTTAAGGTCTTTTTGGGTATTGCAGACCAACGTTATCCAGGTATGAATAAGTGGCATGTTTTGTATTTCCCAGGCGAAAGCTAATGCCATGCAGTTATAGCAATTCTGCAACTCGGCAGTAATTTGCTTTATCTGTGATGCTGAGGCTTGCCAAATGCTCAAGACCAGTGACAACAAATCCAGAATATTGAGGTTATGCCTTTCGTTTTCTTTGTGCTGTATAACATTAATCCAGGCCCGGCCCGATGGTTGTAAAATTTTGTTAACGGTTAATATGATTTCAGCGGGCTGATCAATAATTATCTTGTAACTATCGGTGTAATTTGGCACTGCATTAGCCGGTATCGTTTTAATCCCCGGTGTTTCACGTACAAAGGCGCGGATCAGGCGTTTTAATATTTCCTGCTGTGCCTCCTGTAAGTTTCTTGCCGTTGGTTGCGGTAAGGCGGTAGGTAAAGTGATTGTTTTCATGGCTTACATTTCTTTAAATAAGTAATCCAGAAAAACAGATACCACGTCTCTTGACTGGCCATGCGTAGGGTAAACATGGTCTACCAGGCTTGGGCGTATGTTGGTTTCAATAATGGCAAAATCACTTTCTTTGTGGGATATAGCTATATCCGCACAACGTAAGTCTATGCCCAGAACGTCAATTTGCGATACCCGGGCTATTTGCAGGGCCAGTTCAACGTTATCGGGATGGATACGGTCGGTTTGATCTATGGCAAGTGCACCTGCCCAGCCATTACCACATGAGCTGATGTAGACTTTCTCACCCTGTGCAGGCACGTCGCTCATGGTTAGGCTTTGCTGCTGTAATGCTTTTTCCGCATCTGCTAAATCAACCGGGCAAAGCATTTTAAAGGCGCGGTGGTAAATGGGAGTACGCACGGTATCGCGCTGCTGGTTTTCTGCTGCTATAAGCTCATTTAAATTCTGCTGCCCGTTGCCAACAACATAAGCCCACTCATTGTAAAGCACCCCTGCTACCTTTTGGTCAATAACCAATACCCGGTAATCTTTCCCTTTAGCCTGCTTTTGTAGGATAACCAGCTCGCTTAACTTTCTGACCTCATTAAAAGCTGTTTCCAGTTCTTCAATGGTGTCAATATCCAAATGGATGCCTACACCTTTATTGGTATCAAAAGGCTTAATCACGATGGGATGATGCTGTGAAAAAAAGCTGATGACATCAGGTGTAACTGAATGACTGAACATAAACGGAGGAATAGGCAGCCCCGCTGCTGACAAGAGTGTATTGGTTGCGATCTTGTTCTCAGAGATAACAGCCGTCATATGATGAAGCCTGGGCGATATGGCACGGTTGATATAAAGGGTCTGGCCATCTTTTTGCAGAACGAATATCTCTTCATCATTAGGAGTAAGTAAACGGCAGTCAATACCTTTTTCTTTGCATTTCTCTTCGATTAAAATGCTGTGTATGTTTTGGTAACGCATAATTATTCAGGTTGATGTGAATGTTTTGTGAGTGGGGCTTAGGTGTTAATTAAAATTTGAAGGTGACTGAGGCCAGCCATTGGCGCAGCGACTGCGGCTGGCTGTCTGGGTTCCAGTATTTTTGGTCTGTAAGGTTATTTACCTTAATGGCAGCCATCCATTTAGGCTGATTGTAATTGATCACCGCATTTAGCACCGTATATTTTGGCAGCGTGATGGTGTTAGCCGCATCCCAGTATGATTTGCTTGAATAATTACCGCCTGCTCCAAGGCCGAAATTTTTAAACAAGCCCTGTGATATACGATAGGTAAGCCAAAGATTAGCCAGATCTGCCGGCGCGCCTTGTGCCCTGCGTCCTATCAGGCTCGGGTCGCCGGATAAAAAGCGGTTCTCGTTTTTACCATAACCCGCTATGATGTGGAAATGATTTATCACTTCTGCGTTAAGTTCCAGTTCAAACCCGCGGCTGCGCTGAGTCCCTTGCTGAATGGTAAAGTTGTTTTCGTCGGTATAGGTAGCGTTATTTACCTTAATTGTGTAAACGCTTACCGTTAAGTTAAGCCTTTGCTGAAAAGCATCTACCTTAAAGCCGGTTTCCCATTGGTTGGCCTGCTTGGGTTTAAGAGACAGCAATGTGCCGTTAGGCTGATCAGCAGGGCCCTGGTTCAGAAACCCGTTCATGTAGTTGCCAAACAGGCTGATTTGCTTTGGCAGCACCTGGTAAATAAGCCCAAATTTTGGCGATACTGCTGTTTGATTATAAGCATCACTTACTGCCTGATTATTTTCGATGCCTGATTTATTAACAAAGTGGTCAACCCGTACACTTGCCATTGCCAGCAGTTGATCCGTAATATTTACCACGTCAGATGTATATGCGCTGTAGCTGGTTTGGGTATTGCTGTAAAAACCCGGGGTGCGGCTGGCCAGCAGCGCATTTACCTTTTGTGCATATAGTGGTGCAAAGTCATGCTTTACATTAATTGTATCGTAAGGGGTATAGGTATAATCGAGTTTTGTTTTGGTCTGGGTGATGTCTGCACCAATAACCATCCGGTTTCTTAGCTTCCCGATCTTAAAGTCGCCATTGAAATTTTGCTGCAACTGTACAAAAGCTAAGGTACGCGCACTGTAAAGGCCGATGTTGCGCGTCATGGTCGAGTCCGTCAGCCAGCGGGGATACAACTGGTTGCTGTAGTTTACATAGCCGTTGCTGGAGTTAAGGTTGGTTGAAGATATCCACTGGTCTGACAGTTTGTAAATCGCTTTGGTGAACAGATTGGCTACTGTTGTTTTAGAATCTACATCTTCGCCGCCAATGTATTTGGTATAAGGAATGGTCAGGTCTTTAAAGCTTTTAAATGTTGTTTGCGATGCAAACGAAGGGTAAGGCTGCATGGTGCGGGTAACACCGGCCAGTTCAGCATCTACCCAAAAGGTTAGCCTGTCGCTGGCATGATAAATAAAGCTTGGCGCGGCTGTCCAGTTACGGTAACGGCCAATATCCTGAAAGCTGTCTTCGTTATGATACGCCGCATTAAGCCTGAAGAGTGCAGTTTTATCGGCGTTAAGCGGGGTGTTAATATCTGCCGTGAGGCGTGTTAAACCAAAGCTGCCGCCTGTTAGTGAAACCTCTGTATGAGAGACTTCGCCAGGGGTTTTGGTTACCTTGTTGATCAGCCCGCCAAAGGAGATGGCGTTTGAGCCATAAAGCGTACCTGAAGGCCCCTTTATTACTTCTATCCGTTCGATATTAATAGGGTCAGATTCGGCACGGTATTGTGTTACCATTCCGTTGCGTACCGCGTTACGGGTATCAAAACCTCTTATGAATGCACTTACCGTACCGGTTGGTGTATTGTAGGCCAAAACACCGGCAGCATTGTTAATTACATCACGGTTATTCAGCAGCACCTGGTCTTGCACCAGTGCTTTTGAAATAACAGAATATACCTGCGGGTTTTCCAGGTTGGCCAAAGGTATTTTGGCAACCTGCTCACTTTCTGTATGAACAAACTTATTTGTGCTGAGGCTGCGTACTACAACCTCGTTCAGTTGCTGGCTGCTTTCGTTAATCGTAATGTCAAAGCGCAGGGTTTCGCCTGGTTTCAGCGTGACTTTTTGTTGCTGCTTTTCGATACCCGTTGCAGATATCGTTAGTTCATAAGTGCCTGGTTTTAGTTTGTGGAGTATATAATAACCTTTCTCGTCAGTAGCGGTGCCTCTGTTTAAACTTTGTATTTGTACACTTATACCTTGGGCTGCCTTTCCGTCGGTGGTTACCGCGTGGCCTTCAATAGCTGAAATATCAGGCTGGGGTTGTGCATGAAGCGAGTAAAAGTGGAGTAAAAACGCAAATACTGATAGGATCAGTGTTCGGTAAGTTGATGATTTAATCATGATATTTATTTAGACTAATTAAAAATAGATGTGCAAATATGTGAAAGTTTGGTAACATTTATATGACCCATAGATTATTTTTAAGAAAAATTTGGAAGTAAAAGTTAGAGGATGTCTTAACTATTGCTTAATTTGAAGAAGGACTGCATGAATGCTTCTCTTAGGAATTTGAAGCTTTTGATAAATTTTACTCAATGAATTACCTGTTAAAAAAGACAAGTAAATTATTACTGCTCGTCATAACATTTTATTCTGCCACTTCAACGGCCCAGGTCATGACATTATCCGGAAAATTACTGGACACTGTCTTTCTGAGCAGGTACATCCAAATGCAGATGGATTCGCTAAAGATTACCGGGACTGCGGTTTGTATCCTGAACCATAACCAGGTGGTTTACCAGCATGATTTTGGCTATGCCAACCTGGAACAAAAGCGCCCGGTTACCAGCACTACCTTGTTCGAAGCCGCTTCAATGACCAAGCCCTTGTTTGCTTATTATGTAAACTGGCTGGCCCAAAAAGGGCTGATCGACCTGAACAAGCCTTTATACCAGTACCTGCCGCTCCCTGACCTTGACTATGACTCGCGCTACAAAAAGATTACCGCACGAATGGTTTTATCACATACCAGCGGACTACCGAACTGGCGGGCTGATAACCGTGGACAGGAACTGGATATTAAGTTTGAACCGGGTACGCAATTCTCTTATTCAGGAGAGGGATATGATTACCTGGCCAAAGTTGTAGCCGTCATCACACACTCCAATGCAGTCACTTTAGGGGCAAGGATCAGGCGTGACCTGTTTGTTCCGTTGGGGATGCAGGCGAGTTATCTGGTTTGGCAGGACGGACTGGAGACCCGCCTGGCTACTGGTTATGAAGATGGAAAAACGCCGCGTGAGATATGGAAGCCAAAGGTGGTTAACGCAGCTTCGAGCCTGCTGACAACGTGTACGGATTATGCCCGGTTTCTGTCTGCTGTATTGGGCTATAAATTATTGTCAAAATCCAGTACCGACCGTATGCTGACTAAGCAGATCAAGTTGCCTCCCGGCCATATCATTACCCAATACTTTGGCTGGACGGATTGGGCGATGGGTTTTGCGGTGAAACCTACGCCTTACGGCGAGGTATTTGCGCATGGTGGCACGAACGAGGATTTTCAGTCGAATTTTATGATCGACCGCAAAACCGGTACTGGTTTCGTTTCCATGACGAACAGTAATCATGGCCATGAACTTAATAAAAAGGTCGAAGCCCTTTTGATCAACGGACAATAATGAAATGCTGTTTAAATTCCTTTGGCTGCTTAAAAGATATCAGATTACCACTATGTATTTGCATCTGTTATGAGACCTGCTGTGCAGGTATGTAATAACTTTACACTATCTACCCTTTTTATTTTTATTGCCCCGCCGGGAGCAGGCGGCCGGTATAGTCGAAAAGTTGCTTCTTGGTGGCTTTTGCAGCAGCAAACAAACCGGTCAGTTCTTTTTGAAGCGCGTTATAACGTTCCAAAAAGTCAATATGCAAAGGTTTTTTGAGGTCATCCAGACAGGGTTCAACAAAGGCTAAAAATTGAGGGATTCTTGCTTTTAAAGTTTTTAGTCTATCCTGCTGCGTCTTGATCAGCTCCTCAAATGGTTGCGATTGGCCGCTGGCTACGGCAGGCTTGTAGCGTGCTACAAGTGTCTGGAAAAATTGTGTTTCTGTTTCCAGAAATGAAATGTCCTGTAGCCAATGAGTGGCCTGCATATACACCTCCTGAAGCTCCGCTTCCAGTTCAGTGTCTATAAATAACCGGGTCATATCGTATTGTTTAATTATTAGTTATTGATTAGTAGGTACTTTCAGCGACTTGTATGCCATCTTTAACCTTCACAGTGGTCTCATGAAAGAACATGCGGCCTTCATGTTCCCAATCGATAAGGATATGATAGCAGCCGTCTCCGGGCAAATCCAGTGGAATATCGAAATCATGCTTTCCCTGGCTGTCAAATTGCATCATGTCGCTCCAGCAGTTTCCGCAATCAATGCTTCTCAGTAAGACTTTCCCCTGAAAAGGGTGATCAAAATTGAATCGTAAAAGTACCATGGTAATGGATTTGTAGTGAAGTTACGACTATCTCTGCCTGATTAAAATGATCGAAGACATATAATTGCCTGATTATCATCATCTAAGAAGGTGTTGATTGTGGGCTTGCAGGCCAGGTCAGCCGAAGCTACTCATCACTCTCAAACCGTCCGCTGGTTTCTCCCAGCCGGATTCTGTAAATGACCAGTTCTATATTAGTGCCTACATCGCTTTCGTTTTCAGTGATACCATGTGAAGGATGCCCTTCCGGCTTGGTGACCAGTGGCATGATCCGGTGAATGATGCCCTGCATAGCCTGCTGCTTTTCTTCCATATCGATGATCTCCTCAAATGTTCCCTGTGCGATGACGCTTTTCCAGTTGAAAACACTTTTAATGTCATCCACGGCAAAGCAGACTTTCGGGTTTTCACGCATCATGCGGATCTTCTTCCCTTCACCGGAATGCGCATAAATGCAGCCGTTACGGTACACATAGTTAATGGGAACCAGGTAGAGCTCGTCTTTGCTTTGACAGGCAATGCGGCCAACCACCTGCTCCTTCAGCAGCCGCTCGATTTGTGCATCATTGAGTTTTCCTAACATAATTTTATTGCTGAAAGCGAAGGAACATTAGCTTACTGATGAGGGTAATGTCATTCGCCAATCTAAATTACACCGACGTCGACTAAACCGATATGATCTGGCTACGGCGCTAAAGTGATGCTGGTCACTTTTGTAATCGGCAATAGAATTTTTGCAGATCCTTGTTTGCAATCCAGGGTTTCCAGAATTAGAACGTGCTAATAACTGCCCGAAACCTCAATGAAAAGCTTCTTCATTAATATAACGTTTATCCAGGCGGCTATATAAAGGAACAGGGAGTAGCTCAAGTAATTGAGCTCAGGAATATCGATGATCTTTGTCATTTATTTTCAGAGGAAAACGGCCAATATTAGGTCTAAAAAATACACCATGCGAACAGTACTGATGCTTACTGATTTTTCAGAAAATGCGAACCATGCTGCTAAAGCCGCCTCTGTGATCGTTCCTAAATTAAAAGCAGACATTTTGCTCTATCATACCTATTATAATCACCCTATAGTTACCAGTTTTGCAGGCGGTCCCTGGGTGGTGGAAGATTTTAATTTGCGTGAGCAGGAAGCTACCGCAAGGCTCGACCATTTAGCAATTCAATTAAAATATATCCTAAACGGAATCCCTAATATTGGGTTTGAGCCCAAAATTCTTTATCAATGCGGTGCGGGTTCGTTAGGGAAAAATATTGTGGCAATCATTCAGGAAAACCACGTCGGCCTCGTGGTGATCGGCAGCGGTAGTAGTACCTCCATAAATCAGCTGATCTTCGGCAGCAATACGAAGTCGGTCATTGGGCAGGTTGGCTGCCCTGTACTGATCATTCCGCCAGGCGCTGATATAGGTACACTTAAAAAGATGACCTACGCTACCGGTTTTGAACTGGCCGACATCAATGCAATCAATTACCTGATCGGTTTCTGTAAAAAAACAGGGCTTCTGTTAGAGATTGTTCATGTATCCGAACCTGACGAAAGGGACGACCCGGTAAAAGAGGCAGCCATCCTCAATTATGTTCATGCCGTTGAAACAACGAGGGTTACGTTTTTTGATGTGAAGGGCAAGGGCGTGATCGGACGTCTACAACGCCGATGCAAAGATGACGGTCCAGCGATGCTGGCCATCACCCACCGCTCTGCCGGGCTGCTTTCCGGCCTGTTCAATAGGTCTGTTACTGAAGCCGCCTTGGATCATCCAACTATGCCGCTGCTCGTTATTCCGTCTGACATGATCAATACTGACGGCGAATCAGCGGGAAACACCGTTTAAGATAAATTTATGGCAGCGAATAATTTTGGTATACAGGGCTTAAGTGACCCCGAAGTGATTAGATCAAGATCGGCTTATGGAAAGAACGATATTTCTTTTAAAAAAACGAATGGTTTTATCGGTGCCCTGAGTGGAATTGCCAAAGAGCCCATGGTGTTGCTGTTACTGGTTACGGCTTGTGTTTATTTTATCAGCGGTAAAACAGGTGACGGTGCTTTCCTGGCCTCGGCAATTATACTGGTTGCCGGCATTTCTTTGTTCCAGGACTCCAGAAGCCGCAATGCGCTTGAAAAATTAAAAGATTTCTCACAACCTCAATGCAAAGTGATCCGCAACGGCGCCGTCACAACGGTAAAAAGTGAAGAATTGGTCGTTGGCGACAGTCTGATGGTTGAAGAGGGCAATTTAATCATGGCGGATGGCGTGATCGCACATGCCAATGATTTCTCCGTCAATGAAAGCGTGCTTACCGGCGAATCCCTTGCGGTATATAAAGATAGCGCAGCGGCAGACCATTTTATTTTTCACGGCACAACCGTCGCCAGCGGCCTGGCTATCGCTACCATAACCGCTATCGGCAACCAAACGCGTTTGGGCAAAATTGGTAAAAGCCTGGAAGACATACCAGACGAAAAAACACCACTGGAACTGCAGATTAGCAATTTTGTGAAAAAAATGGTGATCGCTGGACTGATCGTATTTGCGGGCGTCTGGAGCATCAACTATTTCCGTTCGCCAAACTTGTTGGATAGCCTGATCAAAGCGCTGACACTCGCGATGAGCATCCTGCCCGAAGAGATCCCGGTAGCATTTACCACCTTTATGGCGCTGGGTGCCTGGCGGATGATGAAAATGGGCATCGTGGTTAAACAAATGAAAACAGTAGAGACTCTGGGCAGTGCATCCGTCATCTGTACGGATAAGACTGGCACGCTCACGGAAAACAAAATGAGCCTGGCTAAAGTGTATACACTGCAAGCAGATCGTTTGACCGATGCCAGTGAAAAGTTGCCTGGCGGACCGGAACTGAACCTGGTCAGGCTGGCCATGTGGGCAAGCGAACCGATACCATTCGACCCGATGGAAATCGCATTGCATGAAGCTTATGCGGGTTCGTGTCTCCGGGATGAGCGACCAGATTACCAGATGGTCCATGAATATCCCCTGGGCGGCCAGCCACCCATGATGACACATTTATTTGAGAATAAAAACGGCGAACGCATCATCGCGGCTAAGGGCGCACCAGAAGCGTTGCTGGCGGTCTGCGATTTAACAGAAGCCCAAAAAGCACAAATCGGGGTGGCAATCACCGCCCTGGCGGATAAAGGCTACCGGGTACTGGCCGTTGGCGAGGCAACGTTCGGCGGTAGTAATTTCCCGGCCAGGCAGCAGGACTTTCGTTTTGCGTTCCAGGGCTTGGTAGGCTTTTATGATCCGCCTAAAAAAAACATCCAGTCGGTACTGCAAGGTTTCTACCTTGCCGGGATCAAAGTGAAGATCATCACAGGCGATAATGCGGCAACTACCGGCGCTATCGCCCGTCAGATCGCGTTTCAGGGGGATAGCCGATCACTTAGCGGGGAGGTGCTGATGCAGCTGTCTGATCAGGAACTTCAGGACGATGTGGAAGCGGTGACTATTTTTACCCGGATGTTTCCGGATGCCAAGCTAAGGATCATCAACGCGCTGAAAGACAGGAATGAGATTGTGGCCATGACCGGCGATGGTGTTAACGACGGGCCTGCCTTAAAAGCGGCACACATTGGTATTGCGATGGGTAAAAAGGGCACGGAGATCGCTAAAGATGCAGCCTCACTGATTTTATTGGAAGATGACCTGTCTAAGATGGTTGAGGCCATTGCCATGGGCAGGCGTATTTATGCCAACCTGAAAAAGGCGATACAATACATTATTTCCATTCACATCCCTATCATATTGACCGTTTTCATACCGTTGGCACTTGGCTGGATATATCCTAATATATTTTCGCCGGTACATATTATTTTCCTGGAGCTGATCATGGGGCCTACCTGCTCCATCATCTATGAGAACGAGCCGATGGAAAAAAATACCATGCTGCAAAAGCCCCGGCCGTTCAGCAGCACCTTTTTTAACTGGAAAGAATTAGCGACAAGTGTAGTACAGGGGCTGGTGATCACAGCAGCAACGCTGCTCATCTACCGGTACGCCGTTAGTAACGGCTTCAACGAAGCGGTTACCCGCACCATGGTATTTATCTGCCTGATTACCGCAAATATCTGGCTTACCTTGGTGAACCGATCATTTTATTATTCGTTGTTCACCACCATCAGC encodes the following:
- a CDS encoding TonB-dependent receptor produces the protein MIKSSTYRTLILSVFAFLLHFYSLHAQPQPDISAIEGHAVTTDGKAAQGISVQIQSLNRGTATDEKGYYILHKLKPGTYELTISATGIEKQQQKVTLKPGETLRFDITINESSQQLNEVVVRSLSTNKFVHTESEQVAKIPLANLENPQVYSVISKALVQDQVLLNNRDVINNAAGVLAYNTPTGTVSAFIRGFDTRNAVRNGMVTQYRAESDPINIERIEVIKGPSGTLYGSNAISFGGLINKVTKTPGEVSHTEVSLTGGSFGLTRLTADINTPLNADKTALFRLNAAYHNEDSFQDIGRYRNWTAAPSFIYHASDRLTFWVDAELAGVTRTMQPYPSFASQTTFKSFKDLTIPYTKYIGGEDVDSKTTVANLFTKAIYKLSDQWISSTNLNSSNGYVNYSNQLYPRWLTDSTMTRNIGLYSARTLAFVQLQQNFNGDFKIGKLRNRMVIGADITQTKTKLDYTYTPYDTINVKHDFAPLYAQKVNALLASRTPGFYSNTQTSYSAYTSDVVNITDQLLAMASVRVDHFVNKSGIENNQAVSDAYNQTAVSPKFGLIYQVLPKQISLFGNYMNGFLNQGPADQPNGTLLSLKPKQANQWETGFKVDAFQQRLNLTVSVYTIKVNNATYTDENNFTIQQGTQRSRGFELELNAEVINHFHIIAGYGKNENRFLSGDPSLIGRRAQGAPADLANLWLTYRISQGLFKNFGLGAGGNYSSKSYWDAANTITLPKYTVLNAVINYNQPKWMAAIKVNNLTDQKYWNPDSQPQSLRQWLASVTFKF
- a CDS encoding cation-translocating P-type ATPase, which translates into the protein MAANNFGIQGLSDPEVIRSRSAYGKNDISFKKTNGFIGALSGIAKEPMVLLLLVTACVYFISGKTGDGAFLASAIILVAGISLFQDSRSRNALEKLKDFSQPQCKVIRNGAVTTVKSEELVVGDSLMVEEGNLIMADGVIAHANDFSVNESVLTGESLAVYKDSAAADHFIFHGTTVASGLAIATITAIGNQTRLGKIGKSLEDIPDEKTPLELQISNFVKKMVIAGLIVFAGVWSINYFRSPNLLDSLIKALTLAMSILPEEIPVAFTTFMALGAWRMMKMGIVVKQMKTVETLGSASVICTDKTGTLTENKMSLAKVYTLQADRLTDASEKLPGGPELNLVRLAMWASEPIPFDPMEIALHEAYAGSCLRDERPDYQMVHEYPLGGQPPMMTHLFENKNGERIIAAKGAPEALLAVCDLTEAQKAQIGVAITALADKGYRVLAVGEATFGGSNFPARQQDFRFAFQGLVGFYDPPKKNIQSVLQGFYLAGIKVKIITGDNAATTGAIARQIAFQGDSRSLSGEVLMQLSDQELQDDVEAVTIFTRMFPDAKLRIINALKDRNEIVAMTGDGVNDGPALKAAHIGIAMGKKGTEIAKDAASLILLEDDLSKMVEAIAMGRRIYANLKKAIQYIISIHIPIILTVFIPLALGWIYPNIFSPVHIIFLELIMGPTCSIIYENEPMEKNTMLQKPRPFSSTFFNWKELATSVVQGLVITAATLLIYRYAVSNGFNEAVTRTMVFICLITANIWLTLVNRSFYYSLFTTISYKNNLVLYIIGATIILAVALIYINPLASFFSFAPLSADRLGLSAITGFIAAVWFELIKWRKRVIKTSASPVKR
- a CDS encoding pyridoxamine 5'-phosphate oxidase family protein, whose translation is MLGKLNDAQIERLLKEQVVGRIACQSKDELYLVPINYVYRNGCIYAHSGEGKKIRMMRENPKVCFAVDDIKSVFNWKSVIAQGTFEEIIDMEEKQQAMQGIIHRIMPLVTKPEGHPSHGITENESDVGTNIELVIYRIRLGETSGRFESDE
- a CDS encoding serine hydrolase domain-containing protein; protein product: MNYLLKKTSKLLLLVITFYSATSTAQVMTLSGKLLDTVFLSRYIQMQMDSLKITGTAVCILNHNQVVYQHDFGYANLEQKRPVTSTTLFEAASMTKPLFAYYVNWLAQKGLIDLNKPLYQYLPLPDLDYDSRYKKITARMVLSHTSGLPNWRADNRGQELDIKFEPGTQFSYSGEGYDYLAKVVAVITHSNAVTLGARIRRDLFVPLGMQASYLVWQDGLETRLATGYEDGKTPREIWKPKVVNAASSLLTTCTDYARFLSAVLGYKLLSKSSTDRMLTKQIKLPPGHIITQYFGWTDWAMGFAVKPTPYGEVFAHGGTNEDFQSNFMIDRKTGTGFVSMTNSNHGHELNKKVEALLINGQ
- a CDS encoding universal stress protein codes for the protein MRTVLMLTDFSENANHAAKAASVIVPKLKADILLYHTYYNHPIVTSFAGGPWVVEDFNLREQEATARLDHLAIQLKYILNGIPNIGFEPKILYQCGAGSLGKNIVAIIQENHVGLVVIGSGSSTSINQLIFGSNTKSVIGQVGCPVLIIPPGADIGTLKKMTYATGFELADINAINYLIGFCKKTGLLLEIVHVSEPDERDDPVKEAAILNYVHAVETTRVTFFDVKGKGVIGRLQRRCKDDGPAMLAITHRSAGLLSGLFNRSVTEAALDHPTMPLLVIPSDMINTDGESAGNTV